In Skermanella sp. TT6, one genomic interval encodes:
- a CDS encoding DUF924 family protein gives MIDFSHLIAGTPAFTERLDRVEGPDGRDVVSFWRAAGPDLWFAKEEGFDRLFRERFLNLHEAAARGDLDRWAETPEGALALILLLDQFPRNAFRNSPRMYRTDPLARAVARSAVERGHDIRVERALRPFVYLPFGHSESLADQNLSVTMAERMGGIEVGHARRHRDIIRRFGRFPHRNPIVGRETTPEERRYLDEGGFAG, from the coding sequence ATGATCGACTTCAGCCATCTCATCGCCGGCACGCCGGCATTCACGGAACGCCTCGACCGGGTCGAGGGGCCCGACGGGCGGGACGTGGTGTCCTTCTGGCGCGCAGCGGGTCCGGATCTCTGGTTCGCCAAGGAGGAGGGCTTCGACCGGCTCTTCCGGGAGCGGTTCCTGAACCTCCACGAGGCCGCCGCCCGGGGTGACCTGGACCGCTGGGCGGAGACTCCCGAGGGAGCGCTGGCGTTGATCCTGCTGCTCGACCAGTTCCCTCGGAATGCCTTCCGCAACTCCCCGCGCATGTATCGCACCGATCCGCTGGCGCGCGCGGTCGCCCGATCCGCCGTGGAGCGCGGTCACGACATCCGGGTGGAGCGTGCGCTCCGCCCTTTCGTGTACCTGCCGTTCGGGCATTCGGAGTCCCTGGCGGACCAGAACCTTTCGGTAACGATGGCCGAACGCATGGGGGGCATCGAGGTCGGACACGCCCGGCGGCACCGCGACATCATCCGCCGGTTCGGTCGCTTCCCCCATCGCAACCCCATCGTCGGACGGGAGACGACTCCGGAAGAGCGCCGCTACCTGGACGAGGGCGGTTTCGCCGGGTGA
- a CDS encoding calcium-binding protein, which produces MVSWSGTAADDVRRGTAEADRLFGRGGDDDLSGLGGDDSLYGEDGADVLRGGPGDDHVHGAFFDPFKGFADGGDRLYGDSGNDFLSGGNGSDTVRGGAGDDTLEGNDGEDLLYGGPGNDRLRGGLDADRLFGGEGDDELDGGWWYGNILAGGAGDDFYHVYGSVFEDVGSFVREDPGEGDDTVEYQGDFFTEDGTELGHVENFTVLATPIIDIGPWIEFDGNDRNNRIGVNDWANWHIKGHGGDDVLSGSYGSEASDQGFRADDRLEGGAGNDRLIGGRGADTLAGGTGRDDFQFGRLSDSSTADGGRGIDLIEDFEAGQDDLVFDGSADADATLAGRQKFVFIGEDADPGRGELSYRWEGGETLVLGNADDDAAPEFQVRIVGNVALAPGDFLIF; this is translated from the coding sequence ATGGTCAGCTGGAGCGGAACTGCCGCGGACGACGTGCGGCGCGGGACGGCGGAAGCGGACAGGCTCTTCGGACGCGGGGGTGACGACGACCTGTCGGGGCTGGGCGGCGATGATTCCCTCTACGGCGAGGACGGCGCCGATGTCCTCAGGGGCGGGCCGGGGGACGACCACGTCCACGGCGCCTTCTTCGACCCGTTCAAGGGGTTCGCGGACGGCGGGGACCGGCTGTACGGGGACAGCGGGAACGACTTCCTGAGCGGCGGCAACGGCTCCGACACCGTCCGGGGCGGCGCCGGCGACGATACGCTGGAAGGGAACGACGGGGAGGACCTGCTCTACGGCGGTCCCGGAAACGACCGCCTCCGCGGGGGCCTGGACGCCGACCGCCTGTTCGGCGGCGAGGGCGACGACGAGCTGGATGGCGGCTGGTGGTACGGCAACATCCTGGCGGGCGGCGCCGGCGATGATTTCTACCATGTGTACGGAAGCGTGTTCGAGGATGTCGGCAGCTTCGTGAGGGAGGATCCCGGCGAGGGCGACGACACGGTGGAGTACCAGGGAGATTTCTTCACCGAGGACGGCACCGAGCTCGGGCATGTGGAGAATTTCACCGTCCTGGCGACGCCGATCATCGACATCGGGCCGTGGATCGAGTTCGACGGGAACGACCGGAACAACAGGATCGGCGTCAACGACTGGGCCAACTGGCACATCAAGGGGCACGGGGGCGACGACGTCCTGTCGGGCAGCTACGGATCCGAAGCGTCCGACCAGGGCTTCAGGGCCGACGACCGGCTGGAGGGCGGCGCCGGCAACGACCGGCTGATCGGCGGCCGCGGAGCCGATACGCTGGCAGGCGGGACCGGGCGGGACGATTTCCAGTTCGGCCGGCTGAGCGACAGTTCCACCGCCGACGGCGGCCGTGGCATAGACCTGATCGAGGACTTCGAGGCGGGGCAGGACGACCTCGTCTTCGACGGCTCCGCCGATGCCGACGCGACCCTGGCGGGCCGGCAGAAATTCGTCTTCATCGGAGAGGACGCCGATCCCGGGCGCGGTGAGCTTTCCTACCGGTGGGAGGGCGGGGAGACGCTGGTCCTGGGAAACGCGGATGACGATGCCGCCCCCGAGTTCCAGGTCAGGATCGTCGGCAACGTCGCCCTCGCCCCCGGCGACTTCCTGATCTTCTGA
- a CDS encoding adenylate/guanylate cyclase domain-containing protein: MSTSAAGIQEWALAAGLEGLSQAELVTGYCERLVAAGLPVWRASVGADTLHPLIDAQGHRWIAGEGLRVEFFPRLTLRDENDEWRFSTWKWMLDRGAVENRWNLSRGEGADLFPLLADLAASGGTDYWTRIVRYGEGAFLGETRGLATSWATREPGGFGAVELALIRATLPAFTLAFKATMSIDTARTVVSTYLGENVADRILRGDIERGKVIAVRKVLWFSDLVGFTRLADTLPHEQLIDLLNAYADCLVGVVHDHGGQVLKFLGDGILAVIPGEGRVACGRALDAAAAARVAVADLNRSRSAAGLPITGFTLALHEGEVLYGNVGSRDRLDFTVVGPSVNEASRIQALCRSLDQPILVSEGFARACGPDTRRLVSVGRYALRGVERPQELFTLDHGDR, encoded by the coding sequence ATGTCGACCTCGGCCGCCGGAATACAGGAGTGGGCACTTGCCGCCGGCCTGGAGGGCCTGTCCCAGGCGGAGCTGGTGACCGGCTACTGCGAGCGGCTGGTCGCCGCCGGGCTTCCGGTCTGGCGCGCGTCGGTGGGCGCCGATACGCTGCACCCGCTGATCGACGCCCAGGGGCACCGCTGGATCGCCGGCGAGGGCCTGCGCGTCGAATTCTTCCCGCGCCTCACGCTGCGCGACGAGAACGACGAGTGGCGGTTCAGCACCTGGAAATGGATGCTGGACAGGGGCGCCGTCGAGAACCGGTGGAACCTGTCGCGCGGGGAAGGCGCCGACCTGTTCCCGCTGCTGGCCGACCTCGCGGCATCGGGTGGAACCGATTACTGGACCCGGATCGTCCGCTACGGCGAGGGGGCCTTCCTGGGCGAGACGCGCGGCCTCGCGACATCCTGGGCGACCCGCGAGCCGGGCGGGTTCGGGGCGGTCGAGCTGGCCCTGATCCGGGCAACGCTTCCGGCGTTCACCCTCGCCTTCAAGGCCACCATGTCCATCGACACGGCCCGCACCGTGGTCTCCACGTATCTGGGCGAGAACGTCGCCGACCGGATCCTCCGCGGCGACATAGAGCGCGGCAAGGTCATCGCGGTCCGCAAGGTCCTGTGGTTCAGCGACCTTGTCGGCTTCACCCGGCTGGCCGACACGCTGCCCCACGAGCAGCTGATCGACCTGCTGAACGCCTATGCCGACTGCCTGGTCGGCGTGGTGCATGACCATGGCGGCCAGGTCCTGAAGTTCCTGGGCGATGGCATCCTGGCCGTGATTCCCGGGGAAGGCCGCGTCGCCTGCGGCCGCGCGCTGGACGCCGCCGCCGCCGCCCGGGTGGCCGTCGCGGACCTCAACCGCTCGCGGTCGGCGGCCGGGCTGCCGATCACGGGGTTCACACTGGCGCTCCACGAGGGCGAGGTGCTGTACGGCAATGTCGGCAGCCGGGACCGGCTCGATTTCACGGTGGTCGGCCCGTCGGTCAACGAGGCGAGCCGGATCCAGGCGCTGTGCCGGTCGCTGGACCAGCCGATCCTGGTCTCGGAGGGTTTCGCCAGGGCCTGCGGCCCCGACACCCGGCGCCTCGTGTCGGTAGGCCGCTACGCCCTGCGGGGCGTCGAACGTCCCCAGGAACTCTTCACGCTGGATCATGGCGACCGGTGA
- a CDS encoding alpha/beta fold hydrolase: MPNSPPPTVTETDRRIPIGEGSLFARIWTPEGAESGRPAPVLLFHDSLGCVELWRDFPGLLAAATGRRVVAYDRLGFGRSDPHPGPLDPDFIAREARQVIPSLCEQVGVVDFVACGHSVGGGMAVETAARFGTRCRALVTIAAQAFVEDRTLDGIRAARREFQDPATLARLARYHGGKAEWVVNAWIGTWLSPAFADWSLDRVLPAVRCPVLAVHGDGDEYGSAEHPRRIAAGRGTARILPNTGHVPHRENREALIEAIRRFLAGI, translated from the coding sequence ATGCCCAACAGCCCGCCCCCGACCGTCACGGAGACCGATCGCCGGATTCCGATCGGGGAGGGGAGCCTCTTCGCCAGGATCTGGACGCCGGAGGGCGCGGAGTCCGGCCGGCCGGCGCCGGTCCTCCTGTTCCACGACTCCCTCGGGTGCGTCGAGCTGTGGCGCGATTTTCCCGGCCTGCTCGCCGCGGCGACGGGCCGGCGCGTCGTCGCCTACGACCGTCTTGGCTTCGGCCGCTCGGATCCCCATCCGGGACCGCTGGACCCCGATTTCATCGCCCGGGAGGCACGGCAGGTGATCCCGTCGCTATGCGAGCAGGTCGGGGTGGTGGACTTCGTCGCCTGCGGGCACAGCGTCGGCGGCGGCATGGCCGTCGAGACTGCGGCCCGGTTCGGGACGCGGTGCCGCGCGCTCGTGACGATCGCGGCCCAGGCCTTCGTCGAGGACAGGACGCTCGACGGGATCCGCGCCGCCCGGCGGGAGTTCCAGGATCCCGCCACCCTCGCGAGGCTGGCGAGATACCATGGCGGCAAGGCCGAATGGGTCGTGAACGCTTGGATCGGCACCTGGCTGTCGCCCGCGTTCGCGGACTGGAGCCTGGACCGGGTGCTGCCGGCGGTCCGCTGCCCCGTCCTCGCCGTTCACGGCGACGGGGATGAGTACGGGTCCGCCGAACACCCCAGGCGCATCGCCGCGGGGCGCGGGACCGCCCGCATCCTGCCGAACACCGGCCACGTGCCGCACCGCGAGAACCGGGAGGCCCTGATCGAGGCGATCCGCCGGTTCCTCGCCGGGATCTGA
- a CDS encoding calcium-binding protein: MATIKGTNNAETKYGTAAIDTIYGYGGNDSLYGRAGNDTIWGGLGSDKIWGEAGNDILRGEDGDDFIYGGDGNDVVYGGVGNDTLYGDAGTDTVKGDAGNDTIKGGTGIGYLYGGDGNDQIHYDPTMANVSSIGSYLSGSILDGDAGYDTLNVYNKAVYTSGGSTKAATTQISMSGNGGDIYFGSPTGSPQIDAGHFQEVEKITVTGSGKLEFYNYYDSQGIDITGTAGNDLFYSYGANDTLRGGAGNDDFHSYGGYDTIVSTSTDNDRFYFDTTSTGSATVTGFNGAGAYGGDRIYFDDYYDYMDTVASVSEYGNRTTFHVTTTYYGYTYGDMTVTVDKVGLEEGVDYFFV; this comes from the coding sequence ATGGCGACCATCAAGGGCACCAATAACGCCGAGACCAAATACGGCACCGCAGCTATAGATACTATCTACGGCTACGGTGGTAATGACAGTCTCTACGGCCGGGCAGGTAACGACACCATCTGGGGCGGCCTCGGCAGCGACAAGATCTGGGGCGAAGCGGGCAACGACATCCTGCGCGGCGAGGATGGCGACGATTTCATCTACGGCGGCGACGGCAACGATGTCGTCTACGGCGGGGTCGGCAACGACACCCTCTACGGCGACGCCGGCACCGACACCGTGAAAGGCGATGCCGGAAACGACACGATCAAGGGCGGCACCGGAATCGGCTATCTCTACGGCGGCGACGGCAACGACCAGATCCATTACGATCCCACGATGGCCAACGTCTCCTCGATCGGGAGTTACCTGTCAGGAAGCATCCTGGACGGCGACGCGGGCTACGACACGCTCAACGTCTACAACAAGGCGGTCTACACCTCGGGAGGCTCGACCAAGGCGGCTACGACCCAGATCAGCATGTCGGGCAATGGCGGCGACATCTATTTCGGAAGCCCGACGGGCTCCCCGCAGATCGACGCGGGCCACTTCCAGGAGGTCGAGAAGATCACGGTGACCGGCTCGGGCAAGCTGGAGTTCTACAATTATTACGATAGCCAGGGCATCGACATCACCGGCACGGCCGGCAACGACTTGTTCTACAGCTACGGCGCTAACGACACCCTGCGCGGCGGAGCCGGCAACGATGATTTTCACAGTTACGGCGGCTACGACACCATCGTCAGCACCTCCACCGACAATGACCGCTTCTACTTCGATACGACATCCACCGGGTCTGCGACGGTCACCGGCTTCAACGGGGCCGGGGCCTACGGCGGCGACCGGATCTATTTCGACGACTATTACGATTACATGGACACGGTCGCCAGCGTATCCGAATACGGCAACAGGACGACGTTCCATGTGACGACCACCTACTACGGATATACCTACGGCGACATGACCGTGACGGTCGACAAGGTCGGCCTGGAAGAGGGTGTGGACTACTTCTTCGTCTGA
- a CDS encoding alpha/beta fold hydrolase, with protein MGVITTRDGVDIFYKDWGSGRPIVFHHGWPLSSDDWDAQMLYFLDKGYRVVAHDRRGHGRSSQVWNGHDMDHYAADVAAVVEHLDLRDAIHVGHSTGGGEAARYVARHGQGRAAKLVLIGAVPPIMVKTEANPGGLPIEVFDGFRQQLAANRAQFYLDVAGGPFYGYNRPGAAPSQGIVENWWRQGMMGGAKAHYDGIKAFSETDFTEDLKAIEVPTLVMHGDDDQIVPIADSALLSAKLLKNGTLKVYEKLPHGMCTTHADIINPDLLAFIQG; from the coding sequence ATGGGCGTGATCACCACCCGGGACGGCGTCGACATCTTCTACAAGGACTGGGGCTCCGGCCGGCCGATCGTCTTCCATCATGGCTGGCCGCTCAGTTCGGACGACTGGGACGCGCAGATGCTCTACTTCCTCGACAAGGGCTATCGCGTCGTTGCCCATGACCGGCGCGGGCACGGCCGGTCGAGCCAGGTCTGGAACGGCCACGACATGGACCACTATGCGGCCGACGTCGCCGCCGTGGTCGAGCATCTCGACCTGCGCGACGCGATCCATGTCGGCCACTCCACGGGCGGCGGCGAGGCGGCCCGCTACGTCGCCCGGCACGGCCAGGGGCGCGCCGCCAAACTCGTGCTGATCGGCGCGGTGCCTCCGATCATGGTGAAGACGGAGGCCAACCCGGGCGGCCTGCCCATCGAGGTGTTCGACGGCTTCCGGCAGCAGCTCGCCGCCAACCGGGCGCAGTTCTACCTGGATGTCGCGGGCGGCCCCTTCTACGGCTATAACCGACCGGGAGCGGCGCCGTCGCAGGGCATCGTCGAGAACTGGTGGCGGCAGGGCATGATGGGCGGCGCCAAGGCCCATTACGACGGCATCAAGGCCTTCTCGGAGACCGACTTCACCGAGGACCTCAAGGCGATCGAGGTGCCGACGCTGGTGATGCACGGCGACGACGATCAGATCGTGCCGATCGCGGACTCGGCCCTGCTGTCCGCGAAGCTGCTGAAGAACGGGACGCTCAAGGTCTACGAGAAACTGCCGCACGGCATGTGCACCACCCATGCCGACATCATCAACCCGGACCTTCTCGCCTTCATCCAGGGCTGA
- a CDS encoding GNAT family N-acetyltransferase, producing MTQPPFRIGPARTVADFETAARLFERYAASLGIDLAYQGFAEELATLPGSYAPPAGALLLAHCIDGEPLGCVALRPMAPADCPVGGCCEMKRLYVLPRGRGIGLGRALVDAILAEAVRVGYREMRLDTLPTLTEAIALYRKAGFTPIAAYYDTPVPGTIFLGRSLAG from the coding sequence ATGACCCAACCCCCCTTCCGGATCGGGCCGGCCAGGACGGTCGCCGACTTCGAGACCGCGGCCCGCCTGTTCGAGCGATACGCCGCCTCGCTCGGGATCGACCTCGCCTACCAGGGATTCGCCGAGGAGTTGGCGACACTGCCGGGCAGCTACGCGCCGCCGGCCGGCGCACTGCTCCTGGCGCACTGCATCGACGGCGAGCCGCTGGGCTGCGTGGCACTCCGGCCCATGGCTCCGGCCGACTGCCCTGTAGGCGGCTGCTGCGAGATGAAGCGGCTCTACGTCCTGCCGCGGGGACGCGGCATCGGACTCGGCCGGGCCCTGGTCGATGCCATCCTCGCCGAGGCGGTGCGGGTCGGATACCGCGAGATGCGGCTGGACACGCTGCCCACCCTGACCGAGGCGATCGCGCTGTACCGGAAGGCGGGATTCACGCCGATCGCCGCCTACTACGACACGCCCGTGCCGGGAACGATCTTCCTAGGACGGTCACTCGCCGGCTGA
- a CDS encoding TY-Chap domain-containing protein, with protein MIRWQTVLQATALALSVPAAGSGGAAAQQPDRASCAGVMTEQSRSFTEDCLSDLATFVASQPEMAAKVYSEKDSSYVTLTRTDDGIRAEAVSKFNHPLMKADTPDILERLGWSAPENESDNWKKDIGSASLGNGGAARELGKALEAYGVKQGEAISLTVGPKLSDQPTSR; from the coding sequence ATGATCCGCTGGCAGACGGTCCTACAGGCGACGGCCCTCGCGCTGTCCGTTCCCGCGGCCGGTTCGGGCGGAGCGGCCGCCCAGCAGCCGGATCGGGCATCATGCGCCGGGGTCATGACGGAGCAATCGAGGAGCTTCACCGAGGACTGCCTGTCCGACCTCGCGACCTTCGTCGCGTCCCAGCCCGAGATGGCGGCGAAGGTCTACAGCGAGAAAGACAGCTCCTATGTGACCCTGACCCGAACCGATGACGGGATCAGGGCCGAGGCGGTCAGCAAGTTCAACCATCCGCTCATGAAAGCGGACACTCCCGACATCCTCGAACGCCTCGGGTGGTCGGCCCCCGAGAACGAATCCGACAACTGGAAGAAGGACATCGGTAGCGCCAGCCTGGGCAACGGCGGTGCGGCACGGGAACTGGGCAAGGCCCTGGAAGCCTACGGCGTGAAGCAGGGAGAGGCGATCTCCCTGACGGTCGGCCCGAAGCTCTCCGACCAGCCGACAAGCCGATGA